The following are from one region of the Halolamina litorea genome:
- the icd gene encoding isocitrate dehydrogenase (NADP(+)), with protein MSYDQIEPPESGSKITLADEETGELSVPDDPIIPIIHGDGIGVDVGPVAQDVLEAAAEATGREINWMRVYAGESARERYDENLPEETVEAIREHRVAIKGPLTTPVGSGFRSLNVALRQTLDLYANVRPTYYLDGVPSPVKNPEEMDMVTFRENTEDVYAGIEWEAGTDEVEQVREFVEEDMGFDDVMHEGPIGIGVKPITEKGSKRLVREAIDYAIENDRDSVTLVHKGNIMKFTEAQFRDWGYEVAEEEYGENVITEDTLWEEQDGEQPEGTVVVNDRIADNMLQQLLTRTDEYSVIATMNLNGDYMSDAAGAQIGGLGIAPGANFGHGRVLAEPVHGSAPKYAGQDKVNPTALILSGALMFGYLGWDDADQLVRDAVEETISSGNVTYDLERQIEGGTKLATSEYGEKVIENIRDLA; from the coding sequence ATGAGCTACGATCAGATCGAGCCCCCCGAGTCGGGGTCCAAGATCACCCTCGCTGACGAGGAGACCGGCGAACTCTCCGTCCCGGACGACCCGATCATTCCGATCATCCACGGCGACGGCATCGGCGTCGACGTGGGTCCGGTCGCACAGGACGTACTCGAGGCCGCCGCCGAGGCGACCGGCCGCGAGATCAACTGGATGCGCGTCTACGCCGGCGAGTCCGCCCGCGAGCGCTACGACGAGAACCTCCCCGAGGAGACCGTCGAGGCCATCCGCGAACACCGCGTCGCGATCAAGGGGCCGCTGACGACGCCGGTCGGCTCCGGCTTCCGCTCGCTGAACGTCGCGCTGCGCCAGACGCTCGACCTCTACGCGAACGTCCGCCCGACGTACTACCTCGACGGCGTCCCCTCGCCGGTCAAGAACCCCGAGGAGATGGACATGGTCACGTTCCGGGAGAACACCGAGGACGTGTACGCCGGCATCGAGTGGGAGGCCGGCACCGACGAGGTCGAACAGGTCCGCGAGTTCGTCGAGGAAGACATGGGGTTCGATGACGTCATGCACGAGGGCCCGATCGGGATCGGCGTCAAGCCCATCACCGAGAAGGGGAGCAAGCGCCTCGTGCGTGAGGCCATCGACTACGCCATCGAGAACGACCGCGACTCGGTGACGCTGGTCCACAAGGGCAACATCATGAAGTTCACCGAGGCGCAGTTCCGTGACTGGGGCTACGAGGTCGCCGAGGAGGAGTACGGCGAGAACGTCATCACCGAGGACACGCTCTGGGAGGAGCAGGACGGCGAGCAGCCGGAGGGGACCGTGGTCGTCAACGACCGCATCGCCGACAACATGCTCCAGCAGTTGCTCACCCGGACCGACGAGTACTCCGTCATCGCGACGATGAACCTCAACGGCGACTACATGTCCGACGCCGCGGGCGCACAGATCGGCGGGCTCGGGATCGCTCCCGGCGCCAACTTCGGCCACGGCCGCGTGCTCGCGGAGCCGGTCCACGGCTCGGCGCCGAAGTACGCGGGCCAGGACAAGGTCAACCCCACCGCCCTGATCCTCTCGGGGGCCCTGATGTTCGGCTACCTCGGCTGGGACGACGCCGACCAGCTCGTGCGCGATGCCGTCGAGGAGACCATCTCCTCGGGCAACGTGACCTACGACCTCGAACGACAGATCGAGGGCGGCACGAAGCTCGCCACCAGCGAGTACGGCGAGAAGGTCATCGAGAACATCCGCGACCTCGCCTAG
- a CDS encoding isoaspartyl peptidase/L-asparaginase: MRIIVHGGAGGKPDEPEPRQAVLDEAAEAGAAESDPVDAVEAAVNVLEADDRFNAGYGGAVQSDGAVRTDAGVMTSDRETGAVASMDGVRDAVSAARVVMEETPHIFVSGEHAVDLASEFGVETGVDLLTPESREEYEDEDPPTAGPKAHLEWLEERFGGHDTVGAVAFEDGEFAAATSTGGRSWALAGRVGDVPQVGSGFYCTPAGGASATGAGEDIAKVTLSQRAVDKLEDGADAQTAADEAIDEFDEITGSSAGVIVCGEEATGAAFNSEGMQTSTATR; the protein is encoded by the coding sequence ATGCGCATCATCGTCCACGGCGGCGCCGGCGGGAAGCCCGACGAACCCGAACCCCGACAGGCAGTGCTCGACGAGGCCGCGGAAGCGGGCGCGGCCGAGTCCGACCCGGTCGACGCCGTCGAGGCGGCGGTGAACGTCCTCGAAGCCGACGACCGCTTCAACGCCGGCTACGGCGGCGCGGTCCAGTCCGACGGTGCGGTCCGGACCGACGCCGGCGTGATGACCTCCGACCGCGAGACCGGCGCCGTCGCCAGCATGGACGGCGTCCGCGACGCGGTATCGGCCGCACGGGTCGTGATGGAGGAGACCCCCCACATCTTCGTCAGCGGCGAGCACGCCGTCGACCTCGCGTCCGAGTTCGGCGTCGAGACCGGCGTCGACCTACTCACCCCGGAGAGCCGCGAGGAGTACGAGGACGAGGACCCGCCGACGGCGGGGCCGAAAGCCCACCTCGAGTGGCTCGAAGAGCGGTTCGGCGGCCACGACACCGTCGGCGCCGTCGCCTTCGAGGACGGCGAGTTCGCCGCCGCGACCTCCACGGGCGGGCGGTCGTGGGCGCTCGCGGGACGCGTGGGTGACGTTCCACAGGTCGGCTCGGGGTTCTACTGCACGCCGGCCGGCGGCGCCTCCGCGACGGGTGCCGGCGAGGACATCGCGAAGGTGACGCTGAGCCAGCGCGCCGTCGACAAACTGGAGGACGGCGCCGACGCCCAGACCGCCGCCGACGAGGCCATCGACGAGTTCGACGAGATCACCGGCTCCTCCGCGGGCGTGATCGTCTGCGGCGAGGAGGCGACCGGCGCGGCGTTCAACTCCGAGGGGATGCAGACGAGTACGGCAACGCGGTAG
- the map gene encoding type II methionyl aminopeptidase: protein MTYGDLSEEAVEKHHEAGEILVEVMNEAKELVEPGTTHLEVAETAEARIVELGGEPAFPVNISIDHEASHATPEADDETVFGEDDMACLDIGVHVDGYIADAAITVDFSESDELVEAAEQALDAALDEVEAGAEVGVVGQAIEDVIDGYGYSPILNLSGHGLGHYDAHTGPSIPNRGVDRSVELEAGQVVAIEPFATDGSGKVGEGSHEQIFELQQERSVRDRAARQAMDQITSEFDGLPFAARWLDTPRPAMALRRLKADGAITGYPVLQEDDGNLVSQAEHSLIVTEDGYELLTDGLFE, encoded by the coding sequence ATGACCTATGGCGATCTGAGCGAGGAGGCAGTCGAGAAGCACCACGAAGCCGGCGAGATTCTCGTCGAAGTGATGAACGAGGCCAAGGAGCTCGTCGAGCCGGGGACGACACACCTCGAAGTCGCCGAGACCGCCGAGGCCCGCATCGTCGAACTGGGCGGCGAGCCGGCGTTCCCGGTCAACATCAGTATCGACCACGAGGCCTCCCACGCGACCCCGGAGGCCGACGACGAGACGGTCTTCGGCGAGGACGACATGGCCTGTCTCGACATCGGCGTCCACGTCGACGGCTACATCGCCGACGCGGCCATCACGGTCGACTTCTCGGAGAGCGACGAACTGGTCGAGGCCGCCGAGCAGGCACTCGACGCGGCGCTGGACGAGGTCGAAGCCGGCGCGGAGGTCGGCGTCGTCGGGCAGGCCATCGAGGACGTGATCGACGGCTACGGCTACTCGCCGATCCTGAACCTCTCGGGCCACGGACTCGGCCACTACGACGCCCACACGGGGCCGTCTATCCCGAACCGCGGGGTCGACCGCTCGGTGGAACTCGAAGCCGGACAGGTCGTCGCCATCGAACCGTTCGCCACCGACGGCAGCGGGAAGGTCGGCGAGGGGAGCCACGAACAGATCTTCGAACTCCAGCAGGAGCGCTCGGTGCGTGACCGCGCCGCTCGGCAGGCGATGGACCAGATCACCTCGGAGTTCGACGGACTCCCCTTCGCCGCCCGCTGGCTCGACACCCCGCGGCCGGCGATGGCGCTGCGCCGACTCAAGGCCGACGGCGCCATCACGGGCTACCCCGTGTTGCAGGAGGACGACGGGAACCTCGTCTCGCAGGCCGAACACAGCCTGATCGTCACCGAGGACGGCTACGAACTCCTGACCGACGGGCTGTTCGAGTAA
- a CDS encoding dolichol kinase, whose product MTELGRRAVHASGTGIPALYLLGVVDWPGVRLLLVGLSVAVTALEFVRLVLDYEWPLFDQLAREYERENVAGYALYAYSQAVVALLFTPAVALPGMVMLTIGDPVSGYLGDNDAGTAKQAGVLGVMFFVCFALAAPFTVAVVGLPVGVAAAATGAAGATLADGVKPVVAGRVIDDNASIPIAAALGITLVFVAAGAGIEAVLWL is encoded by the coding sequence ATGACCGAACTCGGGCGCCGCGCGGTTCACGCTTCCGGGACGGGGATCCCGGCGCTGTACCTGCTCGGCGTGGTCGACTGGCCGGGGGTTCGCCTGCTGCTGGTCGGCCTCTCCGTCGCCGTCACGGCGCTCGAGTTCGTCCGCCTCGTTCTCGACTACGAGTGGCCGCTGTTCGACCAACTGGCCCGCGAGTACGAACGCGAGAACGTCGCTGGCTACGCGCTCTACGCCTACTCACAGGCGGTCGTGGCGCTGCTGTTTACCCCCGCCGTCGCGCTCCCGGGAATGGTGATGCTCACCATCGGCGACCCGGTTTCGGGCTATCTGGGCGACAACGACGCCGGGACGGCCAAGCAGGCGGGCGTCCTCGGCGTGATGTTCTTCGTCTGTTTCGCGCTCGCGGCGCCGTTCACCGTCGCCGTCGTCGGCCTCCCGGTCGGCGTCGCCGCCGCGGCCACCGGCGCTGCCGGGGCGACCCTCGCCGACGGCGTGAAACCGGTCGTCGCCGGCCGCGTCATCGACGACAACGCCTCCATCCCCATCGCGGCGGCGCTGGGGATCACCCTCGTGTTCGTCGCCGCCGGGGCGGGGATCGAGGCGGTGCTCTGGCTCTGA
- a CDS encoding sodium:calcium antiporter yields the protein MVAVPPLLVAAVLFLVGIALVIESVETFVETVAEAALGLGVSTFFLTVLLAGVDLENAVLGVAAMTGDLPGVALGTVFGEALFVLGAAVGLAGLVAPFEIRVPRVYILLMVVSPAPMLLLSLDGTLSRFDGAVLVGLFVPFVVAVYWLETRTDVQFLAAEAVEEALEEENEREDGEHEGSGSDRGLRALAVPLLAVVGMTVGSELAVRGARDLLGAVGLSGLAFGATAMSFIASLEELFLTVEPVRQGRPHLGVGNVVGSMAFFVTANAGVVALLAPLDVGGSVMTVHWPFLLGLLAGVVALFARGKVDRPAGALLLAGYGGYWVANVVV from the coding sequence ATGGTCGCGGTCCCTCCGCTGCTTGTCGCGGCGGTCCTGTTCCTCGTCGGGATCGCCCTAGTGATCGAGAGCGTCGAGACGTTCGTCGAAACCGTCGCCGAGGCCGCGCTGGGGCTGGGCGTCTCCACGTTCTTCCTCACGGTCCTGCTCGCCGGCGTCGACCTGGAGAACGCCGTGCTCGGGGTCGCGGCGATGACCGGCGACCTCCCGGGGGTCGCGCTGGGGACCGTCTTCGGCGAGGCGCTGTTCGTCCTCGGTGCCGCCGTCGGGCTCGCGGGTCTCGTTGCCCCCTTCGAGATCCGCGTGCCGCGGGTGTACATCCTGCTGATGGTCGTTTCGCCGGCGCCGATGCTGCTGCTCTCGCTCGACGGGACGCTCTCTCGGTTCGACGGGGCCGTCCTCGTCGGGCTGTTCGTCCCGTTCGTCGTCGCCGTCTACTGGCTGGAAACCCGGACCGACGTGCAGTTCCTCGCCGCCGAGGCCGTCGAGGAAGCGCTGGAGGAGGAAAACGAGCGGGAGGACGGCGAGCACGAGGGGTCGGGGTCCGACCGGGGCCTCCGTGCGCTCGCGGTCCCGCTGCTCGCGGTCGTCGGGATGACCGTCGGCTCCGAGTTGGCTGTGCGCGGTGCGCGGGACCTCCTCGGCGCTGTCGGGCTCTCGGGGCTGGCCTTCGGCGCGACGGCGATGAGCTTCATCGCGTCGCTGGAGGAACTGTTCCTCACCGTCGAGCCGGTTCGGCAGGGTCGCCCCCATCTCGGCGTCGGCAACGTCGTCGGCAGCATGGCCTTTTTCGTCACCGCCAACGCGGGCGTCGTCGCCCTGCTGGCGCCGCTGGACGTGGGCGGGAGCGTGATGACCGTCCACTGGCCGTTCCTGCTCGGCCTGCTCGCCGGCGTCGTCGCGCTGTTCGCCCGCGGAAAGGTCGATCGGCCGGCGGGGGCGCTGCTGCTGGCGGGCTACGGCGGCTACTGGGTCGCGAACGTCGTCGTCTGA
- a CDS encoding ATP-dependent DNA helicase encodes MAETTRRFFPYDSPYPNQGEAMTRIAAALDDGDDVLFEGAPGTGKTLSSLVPALEHAREEDRTVVITTNVHQQMRQFVEEARAINDEEPIRAVVFKGKSSMCHIGVDYQECQTLRDTTRELVEDEAEKRELEQQQRELLEASRDGDAAAAQRREAIMEELDEVEERIEDVEGANVCEHYRNNLLGDNDEFYEWLYEGVRTPEEIYAYAEERHLCGYELLKEGMEAVDLVVCNYHHLLDPNIREQFFRWLDRDPERVVTVFDEAHNIESAARDHASRSLTENSLAGALDELEGRDDSRADPAENVIRAFRDALVEAYEDGFAFGEREQVDENWHDIAVANDDARDDLTLAFLRNYEGRGIDTEIELAVQLGEAIDEEYEEAYKEGEATSRAESSTLAAARFLAIWMDENAEMGQYPVVSVRRDEATDEVYGRAELYTCIPRRVTEALFDEVYASVLMSATLRPFDVAADVLGLDDPVTMAYGLAYPEERRRTYSAGTPPLFASDRGDPEVQEEVSALVSDLIEFTPGNTLLFFPSYAEAERYYQRLGGTGHPVGGADPGDSSLMLDGSDVETEGLRERFVSSENGALFTSLWGTLAEGVSFDGDDARTVAVVGVPYPHIDDRLEAVQDAYDRAYGDREEAGWRYAVEIPTIRKTRQALGRVIRSPDDFGVRVLADKRYTRADMGRYSVRGSFPEEERGELIDMNPQKLKFGMLNFYGDLDAYDGTPPRP; translated from the coding sequence GTGGCAGAGACGACGCGACGGTTCTTCCCGTACGACAGCCCCTACCCCAACCAGGGCGAGGCGATGACCCGCATCGCCGCCGCGCTCGACGACGGCGACGACGTGCTGTTCGAGGGCGCCCCGGGGACCGGCAAGACCCTCTCCTCGCTCGTCCCGGCGCTCGAACACGCCCGCGAGGAGGACCGCACCGTCGTCATCACGACGAACGTTCACCAGCAGATGCGCCAGTTCGTCGAGGAGGCACGCGCCATCAACGACGAGGAGCCGATCCGCGCGGTGGTGTTCAAAGGCAAGTCCTCGATGTGTCACATCGGGGTCGACTACCAGGAGTGTCAGACGCTGCGTGACACCACCCGCGAGTTGGTCGAGGACGAGGCCGAGAAGCGCGAACTCGAACAGCAACAGCGGGAACTGCTCGAGGCCAGCCGCGACGGCGACGCCGCCGCCGCCCAGCGCCGCGAGGCGATCATGGAGGAACTCGACGAGGTCGAGGAGCGCATCGAGGACGTGGAGGGCGCAAACGTCTGTGAGCACTACCGCAACAACCTGCTCGGCGACAACGACGAGTTCTACGAGTGGCTCTACGAGGGGGTCCGGACGCCAGAGGAGATCTACGCCTACGCCGAGGAACGCCACCTCTGTGGCTACGAACTGCTCAAGGAGGGGATGGAGGCCGTCGATCTGGTGGTCTGTAACTACCACCACCTGCTCGACCCGAACATCCGCGAGCAGTTCTTCCGGTGGCTCGACCGCGACCCCGAGCGCGTCGTCACCGTCTTCGACGAGGCCCACAACATCGAGTCAGCCGCGCGGGACCACGCCAGCCGGAGCCTGACCGAGAACAGCCTCGCGGGCGCGCTCGACGAACTCGAGGGCCGCGACGACTCCCGGGCCGACCCCGCCGAGAACGTGATCCGGGCGTTCCGGGACGCGCTGGTCGAGGCCTACGAGGACGGCTTCGCCTTCGGCGAACGCGAGCAGGTCGACGAGAACTGGCACGACATCGCCGTCGCCAACGACGACGCCAGAGACGACCTCACGCTCGCGTTCCTCCGGAACTACGAGGGACGCGGGATCGACACCGAGATCGAGTTGGCGGTCCAACTGGGCGAGGCCATCGACGAGGAGTACGAGGAGGCCTACAAGGAGGGCGAGGCGACCTCCCGGGCCGAGAGTTCGACGCTCGCGGCCGCCCGCTTCCTCGCGATCTGGATGGACGAGAACGCGGAGATGGGCCAGTACCCCGTCGTCTCGGTCCGGCGCGACGAGGCGACCGACGAGGTGTACGGCCGTGCCGAACTGTACACCTGTATCCCCCGGCGGGTGACCGAGGCGCTGTTCGACGAGGTGTACGCGAGCGTCCTCATGTCCGCGACGCTGCGGCCCTTCGACGTGGCTGCCGACGTGCTGGGCCTCGACGATCCGGTGACGATGGCGTACGGGCTCGCCTACCCCGAGGAGCGCCGACGGACCTACAGCGCGGGCACGCCGCCGCTGTTCGCCAGCGACCGCGGCGACCCGGAGGTACAGGAGGAGGTCTCGGCGCTCGTTTCGGACCTGATCGAGTTCACGCCCGGGAACACCCTCCTCTTTTTCCCCTCCTACGCCGAGGCCGAGCGCTACTACCAGCGCCTCGGCGGCACCGGCCACCCCGTGGGCGGTGCTGATCCGGGCGACTCGAGCCTGATGCTCGACGGCTCCGACGTGGAGACCGAGGGCCTGCGCGAACGGTTCGTCAGTAGCGAGAACGGCGCGCTGTTCACCTCCCTCTGGGGGACCCTCGCTGAGGGGGTGAGCTTCGACGGCGACGACGCCCGCACCGTCGCCGTCGTCGGCGTCCCCTACCCGCATATCGACGACCGGCTGGAGGCCGTACAGGACGCCTACGACCGGGCCTACGGCGACCGCGAGGAAGCAGGCTGGCGCTACGCCGTCGAGATCCCGACGATCCGCAAGACCCGGCAGGCGCTCGGCCGGGTGATCCGCTCGCCCGACGACTTCGGCGTCCGCGTCCTCGCGGACAAGCGCTACACCCGCGCGGACATGGGCCGGTACTCCGTCCGCGGGAGCTTCCCCGAGGAGGAGCGCGGCGAACTCATCGACATGAACCCCCAGAAGCTGAAGTTCGGGATGCTGAACTTCTACGGTGACCTCGACGCCTACGACGGCACTCCCCCCCGGCCCTGA